The following proteins come from a genomic window of Ictalurus furcatus strain D&B chromosome 26, Billie_1.0, whole genome shotgun sequence:
- the LOC128602442 gene encoding sodium/potassium-transporting ATPase subunit alpha-1 isoform X2 — translation MGLGGSDKYKLAATSEDGKKKKKKGKKEKDMDDLKKEVDLDDHKLTLDELHRKYGTDLDRGLTASRAKEILERDGPNALTPPPTTPEWVKFCKQLFGGFSTLLWIGAILCFLAYGIQAASEDEPTNDNLYLGIVLSAVVMITGCFSYYQEAKSSKIMESFKNLVPQQALVIRDGEKKSINAEDVVVGDIVEIKGGDRIPADLRIIAAHGCKVDNSSLTGESEPQTRTPDFSNDNPLETRNIVFFSTNCVEGSAKGVVINTGDHTVMGRIATLASSLEGGQTPIAKEIEHFIHIITGVAVFLGVSFFILSLILGYGWLEAVIFLIGIIVANVPEGLLATVTVCLTLTAKRMAKKNCLVKNLEAVETLGSTSTICSDKTGTLTQNRMTVAHMWFDNQIHEADTTENQSGTAFDRSSPTWSALARVAGLCNRAVFLADQANVPILKRETAGDASESALLKCIELCCGAVKDMRDKYPKIAEIPFNSTNKYQLSIHKNPNASETKHLLVMKGAPERILDRCSTIVFQGKEQPLDDEMKDAFQNAYVELGGLGERVLGFCHYSLPDDQFPEGFAFDTEEVNFPTENLCFVGLMAMIDPPRAAVPDAVGKCRSAGIKVIMVTGDHPITAKAIAKGVGIISEGNETVEDIAARLNIPVADVDPRDAKACVVHGGDLKDMTAEELDGILSHHTEIVFARTSPQQKLIIVEGCQRQGAIVAVTGDGVNDSPALKKADIGVAMGIAGSDVSKQAADMILLDDNFASIVTGVEEGRLIFDNLKKSIAYTLTSNIPEISPFLLFIIANIPLPLGTVTILCIDLGTDMVPAISLAYEAAESDIMKRQPRNPKTDKLVNERLISIAYGQIGMMQATAGFFTYFVILAENGFLPADLIGVRVNWDDKYYNDLEDSYGQQWTYERRKIVEYTCHTAFFVSIVIVQWADLIICKTRRNSILRQGMKNKILIFGLFEETALAAFLSYCPGMDVALRMYPLKPSWWFCAFPYSLLIFLYDEARRYLLRRNPGGWVEKETYY, via the exons GATGACCATAAGTTGACCTTAGATGAGCTTCATCGCAAATATGGCACTGACCTTGACAGA GGTTTGACTGCTTCTCGTGCAAAAGAAATCCTGGAACGAGATGGACCCAATGCTCTGACACCTCCTCCTACAACCCCAGAATGGGTCAAATTCTGTAAACAGCTCTTTGGTGGATTTTCCACTTTATTGTGGATTGGAGctattctttgttttttggcATACGGAATCCAAGCTGCCTCCGAAGATGAACCAACAAATGATaat cTGTATCTTGGAATTGTCCTATCTGCTGTTGTAATGATCACTGGCTGCTTCTCATACTATCAGGAGGCTAAGAGCTCAAAGATCATGGAATCCTTTAAGAACCTTGTCCCTCAG CAAGCATTGGTTATCCGTGATGGTGAGAAGAAGAGTATCAATGCTGAAGACGTAGTGGTTGGCGACATTGTGGAGATTAAGGGTGGTGACAGAATCCCTGCTGATCTGCGCATTATCGCTGCACACGGATGCAAG GTGGACAATTCATCCCTTACTGGTGAATCTGAGCCCCAGACACGTACTCCTGACTTCTCCAATGACAATCCTCTAGAAACCAGGAACATTGTATTCTTTTCTACAAATTGTGTGGAAG GTTCTGCCAAAGGTGTTGTCATCAACACAGGTGATCACACTGTGATGGGTCGAATTGCCACCCTGGCCTCAAGTCTTGAGGGTGGACAGACACCAATTGCCAAAGAGATTGAACACTTTATCCACATTATTACTGGTGTGGCTGTTTTCCTGGGTGTGTCCTTCTTCATCTTGTCCCTTATTCTTGGATATGGATGGCTTGAAGCTGTCATCTTCCTTATTGGAATCATCGTTGCCAATGTGCCTGAGGGTCTGCTTGCTACAGTTACT GTGTGTCTGACTTTAACTGCCAAACGTATGGCCAAGAAGAACTGTTTGGTGAAAAATCTTGAAGCAGTGGAGACTCTTGGCTCTACCTCCACTATCTGCTCAGACAAGACAGGAACTCTGACCCAGAACCGTATGACTGTGGCACATATGTGGTTTGACAACCAGATTCACGAAGCCGATACCACCGAGAACCAAAGTGGAACCGCTTTTGACAGAAGCTCTCCCACTTGGTCTGCTCTTGCTCGTGTAGCTGGCCTGTGCAACCGTGCAGTCTTCCTTGCAGATCAAGCCAATGTTCCAATCCTTAAG AGAGAAACTGCAGGTGATGCATCAGAGTCTGCTCTGCTGAAATGTATTGAGCTCTGCTGTGGTGCAGTGAAGGACATGAGGGACAAATACCCAAAGATTGCTGAGATCCCTTTCAACTCCACCAATAAATACCAG CTCTCAATCCACAAGAACCCCAATGCTTCAGAGACAAAACACTTACTCGTAATGAAGGGAGCTCCTGAGAGAATCCTAGACCGATGCTCAACAATTGTGTTTCAAGGaaaagagcaacctctagatgaTGAAATGAAGGATGCTTTTCAGAATGCTTATGTGGAACTGGGAGGTCTTGGAGAAAGGGTATTAG GTTTCTGCCATTACAGCCTCCCTGATGATCAGTTTCCTGAAGGCTTTGCATTTGATACAGAAGAAGTGAACTTCCCCACTGAGAACCTGTGCTTTGTTGGACTCATGGCCATGATTGATCCTCCTCGTGCTGCAGTGCCTGATGCAGTGGGCAAGTGCAGGAGTGCTGGAATCAAG GTCATCATGGTTACAGGAGATCACCCAATTACAGCTAAAGCCATTGCTAAGGGTGTGGGTATCATCTCAGAAGGCAATGAGACTGTGGAAGACATCGCTGCTCGTTTAAACATTCCTGTTGCAGATGTCGACCCCAG GGATGCAAAGGCTTGTGTGGTCCATGGTGGAGATTTGAAGGATATGACCGCAGAAGAACTGGATGGCATCCTAAGTCACCACACTGAGATTGTGTTTGCCAGAACTTCTCCACAGCAGAAATTGATAATTGTTGAAGGTTGTCAGCGACAG GGTGCCATTGTGGCTGTGACTGGAGATGGTGTTAATGATTCTCCTGCTCTGAAGAAGGCTGATATTGGTGTAGCAATGGGTATTGCTGGGTCTGATGTCTCCAAACAGGCTGCTGATATGATTCTCTTGGATGACAACTTTGCTTCTATTGTTACTGGAGTTGAGGAAG GCCGTCTGATATTTGACAACTTGAAGAAATCCATTGCATACACTCTGACAAGCAACATTCCTGAGATTTCCCCCTTCCTGCTCTTCATTATTGCAAATATTCCTCTACCTCTGGGCACTGTCACCATTTTATGTATTGACCTAGGAACTGACATG GTTCCTGCTATTTCTTTGGCATATGAAGCTGCTGAAAGTGACATCATGAAGAGACAGCCCAGAAATCCTAAAACAGACAAGCTGGTGAATGAAAGACTTATTAGTATAGCCTATGGACAAATTG GAATGATGCAAGCTACTGCAGGATTCTTCACTTACTTTGTGATTCTTGCTGAGAATGGATTCCTGCCTGCAGACTTAATAGGAGTGCGTGTTAATTGGGATGATAAATATTACAATGATCTAGAAGACAGCTATGGCCAACAATGG ACTTATGAACGAAGAAAAATTGTGGAGTACACATGCCATACAGCATTTTTTGTCAGCATAGTAATTGTGCAATGGGCTGATCTGATCATCTGTAAGACCAGGAGGAACTCCATCCTACGACAGGGAATGAA AAACAAAATATTGATCTTTGGGTTGTTTGAGGAGACCGCTTTGGCAGCTTTCTTATCCTACTGCCCAGGCATGGACGTAGCTCTTCGAATGTATCCATTGAA ACCAAGCTGGTGGTTCTGTGCCTTCCCATATTCACTGCTCATCTTCCTTTATGATGAGGCAAGAAGGTACCTCCTTAGACGGAACCCAGGCG GATGGGTGGAAAAGGAGACATACTACTAA
- the LOC128602442 gene encoding sodium/potassium-transporting ATPase subunit alpha-1 isoform X1, with the protein MGLGKGSDKYKLAATSEDGKKKKKKGKKEKDMDDLKKEVDLDDHKLTLDELHRKYGTDLDRGLTASRAKEILERDGPNALTPPPTTPEWVKFCKQLFGGFSTLLWIGAILCFLAYGIQAASEDEPTNDNLYLGIVLSAVVMITGCFSYYQEAKSSKIMESFKNLVPQQALVIRDGEKKSINAEDVVVGDIVEIKGGDRIPADLRIIAAHGCKVDNSSLTGESEPQTRTPDFSNDNPLETRNIVFFSTNCVEGSAKGVVINTGDHTVMGRIATLASSLEGGQTPIAKEIEHFIHIITGVAVFLGVSFFILSLILGYGWLEAVIFLIGIIVANVPEGLLATVTVCLTLTAKRMAKKNCLVKNLEAVETLGSTSTICSDKTGTLTQNRMTVAHMWFDNQIHEADTTENQSGTAFDRSSPTWSALARVAGLCNRAVFLADQANVPILKRETAGDASESALLKCIELCCGAVKDMRDKYPKIAEIPFNSTNKYQLSIHKNPNASETKHLLVMKGAPERILDRCSTIVFQGKEQPLDDEMKDAFQNAYVELGGLGERVLGFCHYSLPDDQFPEGFAFDTEEVNFPTENLCFVGLMAMIDPPRAAVPDAVGKCRSAGIKVIMVTGDHPITAKAIAKGVGIISEGNETVEDIAARLNIPVADVDPRDAKACVVHGGDLKDMTAEELDGILSHHTEIVFARTSPQQKLIIVEGCQRQGAIVAVTGDGVNDSPALKKADIGVAMGIAGSDVSKQAADMILLDDNFASIVTGVEEGRLIFDNLKKSIAYTLTSNIPEISPFLLFIIANIPLPLGTVTILCIDLGTDMVPAISLAYEAAESDIMKRQPRNPKTDKLVNERLISIAYGQIGMMQATAGFFTYFVILAENGFLPADLIGVRVNWDDKYYNDLEDSYGQQWTYERRKIVEYTCHTAFFVSIVIVQWADLIICKTRRNSILRQGMKNKILIFGLFEETALAAFLSYCPGMDVALRMYPLKPSWWFCAFPYSLLIFLYDEARRYLLRRNPGGWVEKETYY; encoded by the exons GATGACCATAAGTTGACCTTAGATGAGCTTCATCGCAAATATGGCACTGACCTTGACAGA GGTTTGACTGCTTCTCGTGCAAAAGAAATCCTGGAACGAGATGGACCCAATGCTCTGACACCTCCTCCTACAACCCCAGAATGGGTCAAATTCTGTAAACAGCTCTTTGGTGGATTTTCCACTTTATTGTGGATTGGAGctattctttgttttttggcATACGGAATCCAAGCTGCCTCCGAAGATGAACCAACAAATGATaat cTGTATCTTGGAATTGTCCTATCTGCTGTTGTAATGATCACTGGCTGCTTCTCATACTATCAGGAGGCTAAGAGCTCAAAGATCATGGAATCCTTTAAGAACCTTGTCCCTCAG CAAGCATTGGTTATCCGTGATGGTGAGAAGAAGAGTATCAATGCTGAAGACGTAGTGGTTGGCGACATTGTGGAGATTAAGGGTGGTGACAGAATCCCTGCTGATCTGCGCATTATCGCTGCACACGGATGCAAG GTGGACAATTCATCCCTTACTGGTGAATCTGAGCCCCAGACACGTACTCCTGACTTCTCCAATGACAATCCTCTAGAAACCAGGAACATTGTATTCTTTTCTACAAATTGTGTGGAAG GTTCTGCCAAAGGTGTTGTCATCAACACAGGTGATCACACTGTGATGGGTCGAATTGCCACCCTGGCCTCAAGTCTTGAGGGTGGACAGACACCAATTGCCAAAGAGATTGAACACTTTATCCACATTATTACTGGTGTGGCTGTTTTCCTGGGTGTGTCCTTCTTCATCTTGTCCCTTATTCTTGGATATGGATGGCTTGAAGCTGTCATCTTCCTTATTGGAATCATCGTTGCCAATGTGCCTGAGGGTCTGCTTGCTACAGTTACT GTGTGTCTGACTTTAACTGCCAAACGTATGGCCAAGAAGAACTGTTTGGTGAAAAATCTTGAAGCAGTGGAGACTCTTGGCTCTACCTCCACTATCTGCTCAGACAAGACAGGAACTCTGACCCAGAACCGTATGACTGTGGCACATATGTGGTTTGACAACCAGATTCACGAAGCCGATACCACCGAGAACCAAAGTGGAACCGCTTTTGACAGAAGCTCTCCCACTTGGTCTGCTCTTGCTCGTGTAGCTGGCCTGTGCAACCGTGCAGTCTTCCTTGCAGATCAAGCCAATGTTCCAATCCTTAAG AGAGAAACTGCAGGTGATGCATCAGAGTCTGCTCTGCTGAAATGTATTGAGCTCTGCTGTGGTGCAGTGAAGGACATGAGGGACAAATACCCAAAGATTGCTGAGATCCCTTTCAACTCCACCAATAAATACCAG CTCTCAATCCACAAGAACCCCAATGCTTCAGAGACAAAACACTTACTCGTAATGAAGGGAGCTCCTGAGAGAATCCTAGACCGATGCTCAACAATTGTGTTTCAAGGaaaagagcaacctctagatgaTGAAATGAAGGATGCTTTTCAGAATGCTTATGTGGAACTGGGAGGTCTTGGAGAAAGGGTATTAG GTTTCTGCCATTACAGCCTCCCTGATGATCAGTTTCCTGAAGGCTTTGCATTTGATACAGAAGAAGTGAACTTCCCCACTGAGAACCTGTGCTTTGTTGGACTCATGGCCATGATTGATCCTCCTCGTGCTGCAGTGCCTGATGCAGTGGGCAAGTGCAGGAGTGCTGGAATCAAG GTCATCATGGTTACAGGAGATCACCCAATTACAGCTAAAGCCATTGCTAAGGGTGTGGGTATCATCTCAGAAGGCAATGAGACTGTGGAAGACATCGCTGCTCGTTTAAACATTCCTGTTGCAGATGTCGACCCCAG GGATGCAAAGGCTTGTGTGGTCCATGGTGGAGATTTGAAGGATATGACCGCAGAAGAACTGGATGGCATCCTAAGTCACCACACTGAGATTGTGTTTGCCAGAACTTCTCCACAGCAGAAATTGATAATTGTTGAAGGTTGTCAGCGACAG GGTGCCATTGTGGCTGTGACTGGAGATGGTGTTAATGATTCTCCTGCTCTGAAGAAGGCTGATATTGGTGTAGCAATGGGTATTGCTGGGTCTGATGTCTCCAAACAGGCTGCTGATATGATTCTCTTGGATGACAACTTTGCTTCTATTGTTACTGGAGTTGAGGAAG GCCGTCTGATATTTGACAACTTGAAGAAATCCATTGCATACACTCTGACAAGCAACATTCCTGAGATTTCCCCCTTCCTGCTCTTCATTATTGCAAATATTCCTCTACCTCTGGGCACTGTCACCATTTTATGTATTGACCTAGGAACTGACATG GTTCCTGCTATTTCTTTGGCATATGAAGCTGCTGAAAGTGACATCATGAAGAGACAGCCCAGAAATCCTAAAACAGACAAGCTGGTGAATGAAAGACTTATTAGTATAGCCTATGGACAAATTG GAATGATGCAAGCTACTGCAGGATTCTTCACTTACTTTGTGATTCTTGCTGAGAATGGATTCCTGCCTGCAGACTTAATAGGAGTGCGTGTTAATTGGGATGATAAATATTACAATGATCTAGAAGACAGCTATGGCCAACAATGG ACTTATGAACGAAGAAAAATTGTGGAGTACACATGCCATACAGCATTTTTTGTCAGCATAGTAATTGTGCAATGGGCTGATCTGATCATCTGTAAGACCAGGAGGAACTCCATCCTACGACAGGGAATGAA AAACAAAATATTGATCTTTGGGTTGTTTGAGGAGACCGCTTTGGCAGCTTTCTTATCCTACTGCCCAGGCATGGACGTAGCTCTTCGAATGTATCCATTGAA ACCAAGCTGGTGGTTCTGTGCCTTCCCATATTCACTGCTCATCTTCCTTTATGATGAGGCAAGAAGGTACCTCCTTAGACGGAACCCAGGCG GATGGGTGGAAAAGGAGACATACTACTAA